In Acinonyx jubatus isolate Ajub_Pintada_27869175 chromosome A3, VMU_Ajub_asm_v1.0, whole genome shotgun sequence, a genomic segment contains:
- the FAM166C gene encoding protein FAM166C isoform X2 has protein sequence MSQPGTNTQKRASRYQGHVPGVAFSFGSPYGTATLKYFQDHRNAALEKSRTVFSKGGHFPTLFSSDPNLGLSKRSHTRDRWLHTPSYTRFNLDSGRSAQLTGFYQMAQWHRKYYLDKTGMVPQVPYFMLPVKEWERYPLPTDLPPLSPEKKWHLLRVSPENLKTYQRFPSGKRVTPHERQRRDCYFEFRA, from the exons ATGTCGCAGCCTGGGACAAACACACAGAAACGTGCGTCTCG GTACCAAGGCCATGTTCCCGGCGTGGCCTTCTCCTTTGGCTCCCCCTACGGCACCGCCACCCTCAAGTATTTCCAGGACCACCGCAACGCAGCCCTGGAGAAGAGCCGTACTGTCTTCAGCAAAGGCGGCCActtccccaccctcttctcctCAGACCCCAACCTCGGGCTGAGTAAGCGCTCCCACACCCGGGACCGCTGGCTGCACACCCCCAGCTACACCCGCTTCAACCTGGACAGTGGCCGCTCCGCCCAGCTCACCGGCTTCTACCAG ATGGCGCAGTGGCATCGGAAGTACTATCTAGACAAGACGGGCATGGTGCCCCAGGTGCCCTACTTCATGCTGCCTGTGAAGGAGTGGGAACGATACCCCCTCCCCACCGACCT TCCTCCTCTGAGCCCAGAGAAGAAGTGGCACCTTTTAAGAGTATCTCCCGAGAACTTGAAGACCTACCAGAGGTTCCCCTCGGGGAAGAGGGTCACCCCCCACGAGCGGCAGAGGAGAGACTGCTACTTTGAGTTCAGAGCGTGA